One region of Hymenobacter sediminicola genomic DNA includes:
- a CDS encoding DUF4097 family beta strand repeat-containing protein encodes MKYLFLLLFMGGAATCAAQAPVFQIRCETSTGNQLQKTYCETRDLTLPVPAAGTPLTVDARLNGGIVVRGWSGTTVRVRARVQGESGTLEAARALAASVQISGTGNTLRASRANGSLEDWGVSYEVFVPTQTSLVLTATNGSIRLENVQGTINFETTNGSVDLVGVGGDVRGKTTNGSLNIAFTGAAWAGPGLDVKTTNGGVTCQLPASYTGILVARTSHGRVTASLVPVVRKLLQAHSLTATFGKGGPQLRVSTVNGSIAVKQEGAGQKNAPEPEPKQEE; translated from the coding sequence ATGAAATACTTGTTTCTACTGCTGTTCATGGGGGGCGCTGCCACCTGCGCCGCCCAGGCACCCGTTTTTCAGATTCGGTGTGAAACCAGTACGGGTAATCAGCTGCAGAAAACCTACTGCGAAACGCGCGACCTGACCCTGCCTGTCCCGGCGGCCGGCACCCCGCTGACCGTTGATGCGCGCTTGAATGGCGGTATTGTGGTGCGGGGCTGGAGTGGCACCACGGTGCGGGTGCGAGCCCGCGTGCAGGGGGAGTCTGGCACGCTGGAAGCAGCCCGGGCGCTGGCTGCATCTGTGCAAATCAGCGGCACTGGCAACACGCTGCGTGCGTCCCGCGCCAATGGCTCGTTGGAAGATTGGGGCGTGAGCTACGAGGTGTTTGTGCCCACGCAAACCAGCTTGGTGCTGACGGCTACCAATGGCAGCATCCGGCTCGAAAATGTGCAGGGTACCATCAATTTTGAAACCACCAACGGCAGTGTAGACTTGGTGGGTGTGGGGGGCGACGTGCGCGGCAAAACGACCAACGGCAGCCTGAACATTGCCTTCACCGGAGCTGCCTGGGCTGGTCCCGGACTCGATGTAAAAACCACTAACGGTGGTGTAACGTGCCAGCTGCCTGCTTCCTATACCGGGATACTGGTGGCCCGTACCAGTCACGGCCGCGTCACGGCTAGCTTGGTGCCTGTGGTGCGCAAGCTGCTGCAGGCGCATAGCCTCACGGCTACGTTTGGGAAGGGCGGCCCGCAGCTGCGCGTATCTACCGTGAACGGCAGCATTGCGGTAAAGCAGGAGGGAGCGGGGCAGAAGAACGCGCCGGAACCAGAGCCGAAACAGGAAGAATAA
- a CDS encoding arginase family protein, whose product MPTFLRELIRPAAELPDADVCLVGLPLDFGTVLEGGRPGAAGAPAAMRRELRRYHKTYNLEHNVRLDGLRIADAGDLDLSHPDHATNHAHIRERLAELLRRYPRVVVLGGSHDGSYSTVRGLFDAAGSQPVGGVNLDAHADVKDKPGLISSGTPFGKLLREGFLDGSRFTEIGLHSNLNTFEDIEFLHQQQAHIVPLAHVQAEGMPLYMSRALSRAATSQTFVSFDVDGCAEAFAPAVSAPSADGFTPRQATEAAFLAGQKSEVRLFEVVEFNPVFDRDNQTARLAATILAAYLTGVAASLQ is encoded by the coding sequence ATGCCAACATTTCTGCGTGAACTTATTCGGCCTGCTGCCGAGTTGCCCGACGCCGACGTCTGTCTTGTGGGCCTGCCCCTGGATTTCGGGACGGTGCTGGAAGGCGGGCGACCCGGCGCTGCCGGTGCCCCGGCCGCCATGCGGCGGGAGCTACGCCGCTACCACAAAACCTACAATCTGGAGCACAATGTCCGCCTTGACGGTCTCCGGATTGCCGATGCCGGCGACTTGGATCTAAGCCACCCCGACCACGCTACCAACCATGCGCATATCCGGGAGCGGCTGGCCGAACTGCTGCGCCGCTATCCGCGCGTGGTGGTGCTGGGCGGCTCCCATGATGGCAGCTACAGCACCGTACGGGGGCTGTTCGATGCGGCCGGGAGCCAGCCGGTGGGCGGTGTCAACCTGGATGCTCACGCTGATGTGAAGGATAAGCCGGGCCTGATCAGTAGCGGTACCCCATTCGGCAAGCTGCTACGCGAGGGGTTTCTGGACGGTTCACGCTTCACCGAAATAGGGCTGCATTCCAATCTGAACACGTTCGAGGATATCGAGTTCCTGCACCAGCAGCAGGCCCACATTGTGCCGCTGGCCCATGTGCAGGCCGAAGGCATGCCCCTCTATATGAGCCGGGCTCTTTCACGGGCCGCTACTAGCCAGACCTTTGTGAGCTTCGATGTGGATGGCTGCGCCGAGGCGTTTGCACCCGCTGTGTCGGCCCCCAGCGCCGACGGTTTCACGCCGCGCCAGGCCACCGAAGCCGCTTTCCTGGCCGGGCAGAAGTCGGAAGTACGGCTGTTTGAGGTAGTTGAGTTCAATCCTGTATTCGACCGGGATAACCAGACGGCGCGGCTGGCAGCTACCATCCTTGCTGCCTACCTCACGGGCGTGGCTGCCAGCTTGCAGTAG
- a CDS encoding MBL fold metallo-hydrolase, whose translation MKKVAAGVTQLQIQRFVNLYFVETGTPGEWVLVDTGLPGSEKDIIAAADKLFYPGTHPEAIILTHGHMDHSGSVQALAEHWKVPVLAHPLEMPFLTARAVYPAADPTVEDGGTLAFVARFFPPQSFQLSDYVQAFPTESEEVPFLPGWRWLHVPGHAPGQLALFRESDRTLLGADAFATANHESVPALLLQLPKISVAGAPFNYDWQQVRESVQKLAALRPEAIGCGHGPVITGLDATAGLQELADHFPMPTKGRYVQEPARLDANGVVSVPPAPADPLRTKLAITGVALAAIAAAAFFVKKQKTHQQNDYPKKQADGPRVPRTGKAPE comes from the coding sequence ATGAAAAAAGTAGCTGCTGGCGTGACCCAGCTTCAGATTCAGCGTTTCGTTAACCTGTATTTTGTGGAAACCGGCACGCCCGGCGAGTGGGTACTGGTGGATACTGGCTTGCCCGGTTCTGAAAAAGACATTATTGCAGCGGCTGATAAGTTGTTTTATCCCGGCACCCACCCTGAGGCTATTATCCTGACCCATGGCCACATGGACCATTCCGGCTCGGTGCAGGCGCTGGCGGAGCACTGGAAGGTACCGGTATTAGCCCACCCGCTGGAAATGCCTTTCCTAACGGCCCGCGCCGTGTATCCGGCCGCCGACCCTACCGTGGAAGACGGTGGTACACTGGCTTTCGTGGCCCGGTTCTTCCCGCCGCAGTCGTTCCAGCTCAGCGACTATGTGCAGGCTTTCCCCACCGAGTCGGAGGAAGTTCCGTTTCTGCCTGGCTGGCGCTGGCTGCACGTGCCAGGTCACGCGCCAGGCCAACTAGCACTATTCCGCGAGTCAGACCGCACGCTGTTGGGCGCTGATGCGTTTGCCACGGCCAACCACGAGTCGGTGCCGGCACTGCTACTGCAACTCCCGAAAATCAGTGTGGCCGGCGCGCCTTTCAACTACGACTGGCAGCAGGTGCGCGAGTCGGTGCAGAAGCTGGCGGCACTTCGGCCCGAGGCTATTGGCTGCGGCCATGGCCCCGTCATTACGGGCCTGGATGCTACTGCCGGGCTGCAGGAGCTAGCCGACCATTTCCCGATGCCAACTAAAGGCCGCTACGTGCAGGAGCCTGCTCGTCTTGATGCCAACGGCGTTGTGTCGGTTCCGCCTGCTCCTGCCGACCCACTCCGCACCAAACTCGCTATTACTGGCGTGGCGCTGGCGGCCATTGCTGCCGCGGCATTCTTTGTAAAGAAGCAGAAAACGCATCAGCAGAATGACTACCCTAAAAAGCAGGCGGACGGGCCTCGTGTGCCCCGGACCGGTAAGGCTCCGGAGTAG
- a CDS encoding sugar O-acetyltransferase, with the protein MPITPKQQMLAGELYLANDPELVAERLRAKELCHRYNQQPVHLNRQVLAELLGYETDAHLEAPLRCDYGYNIRLGRNVYANYNLTILDCAIVTIGDNVFMAPNVVLSTAGHPVEVEPRIACWEFARPITIGDNVWLGAGVLVMPGVTIGAGTTIGAGSVVTRDIPAGVVAVGNPCRVLRPV; encoded by the coding sequence ATGCCCATCACACCAAAACAACAGATGCTAGCCGGCGAGTTGTACCTCGCCAACGACCCGGAACTGGTAGCCGAACGGCTGCGCGCCAAGGAACTCTGCCACCGCTACAATCAGCAGCCCGTGCACCTGAACCGGCAGGTACTAGCCGAGTTGCTGGGCTACGAAACCGACGCCCACCTGGAAGCCCCACTGCGCTGCGACTATGGTTACAACATCCGGCTGGGCCGTAATGTGTACGCCAACTACAACCTCACCATTCTAGACTGCGCCATTGTCACCATCGGCGACAACGTGTTTATGGCGCCGAATGTGGTGCTGAGCACGGCCGGGCACCCGGTGGAAGTAGAACCGCGCATTGCGTGCTGGGAGTTTGCACGGCCCATCACCATCGGGGATAATGTGTGGCTGGGCGCGGGCGTGCTGGTAATGCCGGGCGTGACCATTGGCGCGGGCACTACCATTGGGGCGGGCAGCGTCGTCACGCGCGACATTCCGGCGGGTGTGGTGGCCGTGGGCAATCCGTGCCGGGTGCTGCGGCCGGTATAA
- a CDS encoding Crp/Fnr family transcriptional regulator: MLPADALLLHIGQYIRVSEPLRTALLERVQAASYNKGELLHDARRVCIRSDFIQRGLVRLYYQHDGEKITEYFSAEGEWVNSPNSLVKQTPDIYYLEALEPTQTLSLHMRDLGYLFDNFPEMERYARLSMGSVFGHLMDRITSLRFTSAREKYDHFCRTHHDILHRLPLGMVASYLGITQETLSRIRAAR; encoded by the coding sequence ATGCTACCAGCCGACGCCTTACTCCTGCACATCGGGCAATACATCCGGGTTTCGGAGCCGTTGCGGACGGCCTTGCTGGAACGGGTGCAGGCGGCCAGCTACAATAAGGGCGAGCTACTGCACGATGCCCGGCGCGTATGTATCCGCAGCGACTTTATTCAGCGAGGACTCGTGCGCTTATATTACCAGCACGACGGTGAGAAGATAACCGAGTATTTCAGCGCCGAGGGTGAATGGGTAAACTCGCCGAACAGCCTGGTTAAGCAAACCCCGGACATCTATTACCTTGAGGCACTGGAGCCCACACAGACTCTGAGTCTGCACATGCGGGACTTGGGCTACCTGTTCGACAACTTTCCGGAAATGGAACGCTACGCCAGGCTGTCCATGGGGTCGGTATTCGGGCATCTGATGGACCGCATTACCTCGTTGCGCTTCACCTCCGCCCGGGAAAAATACGACCATTTCTGCCGCACTCACCACGATATTCTACATCGGTTGCCGCTGGGCATGGTGGCTTCCTACCTGGGCATTACGCAGGAAACGCTGAGCCGCATTCGGGCCGCGCGGTGA
- a CDS encoding proline iminopeptidase-family hydrolase — translation MPYTRILSAGGLLLISFLIAACSSPASEKPATPSLTSYFPAPDTTQPQTGGVQVISITTPKGKFNVWTKRFGNNPRIKILLLNGGPGATHEYFECMESFLPQEGIEFIYYDQLGCGNSDNPKDTAMWSLPRYVEEVEQVRQALHLDSSNFYLLGHSWGGILAAEYALKYQQHLKGLVISNMMMSIPAYNKYADEVLAPQLKPEVLAEIRQIEARKDFANPRYMQLLEPNFYAEHLCRLPQPPEPMTRSLGKTNQSLYVTMQGPSEFGASGKLLNWNRVPDLPKLAVPVLSIGGKHDTMDPEHMRMVAANVQHGTALICPQGSHMSMYDDQPTYMRGLISWLNSVDKGEKKAAL, via the coding sequence ATGCCCTACACCCGTATTTTATCGGCAGGCGGCCTGCTACTCATTAGCTTCCTGATTGCCGCCTGCTCCTCTCCTGCCTCAGAAAAGCCGGCAACGCCAAGCCTCACCAGTTACTTCCCGGCCCCCGACACCACGCAGCCACAGACAGGCGGTGTGCAGGTAATTTCTATTACCACACCCAAGGGCAAGTTCAACGTCTGGACCAAGCGGTTCGGCAACAACCCGCGCATCAAGATTTTGCTGCTCAATGGCGGCCCCGGCGCTACGCACGAGTATTTTGAGTGCATGGAAAGCTTCCTGCCGCAGGAAGGCATCGAGTTTATTTACTACGACCAGCTCGGCTGCGGCAACTCCGACAACCCCAAAGACACGGCCATGTGGAGCCTGCCGCGCTACGTGGAGGAAGTAGAGCAGGTGCGCCAGGCCCTACACCTCGACAGCAGCAACTTCTACCTGTTGGGCCATAGCTGGGGCGGCATTCTGGCGGCTGAGTACGCCCTCAAATACCAGCAGCACCTGAAGGGTCTCGTTATTTCGAATATGATGATGAGCATTCCGGCCTACAACAAATACGCCGACGAGGTGCTGGCTCCGCAATTGAAGCCCGAAGTGCTGGCTGAAATCCGCCAGATTGAAGCGCGCAAGGACTTTGCCAACCCGCGCTATATGCAGTTGCTCGAACCGAATTTCTATGCGGAGCACCTCTGCCGCTTGCCCCAGCCTCCTGAGCCAATGACCCGGTCCCTGGGCAAAACCAACCAGTCACTCTACGTGACCATGCAGGGGCCGAGCGAATTTGGAGCGTCCGGCAAGCTGCTGAACTGGAACCGTGTGCCCGATCTGCCGAAACTCGCGGTGCCAGTGCTCAGCATTGGCGGCAAGCACGATACCATGGACCCCGAACACATGCGCATGGTAGCTGCCAACGTGCAACACGGCACCGCCCTCATTTGCCCCCAAGGCAGCCACATGAGCATGTATGACGACCAACCTACCTACATGCGCGGCCTGATCAGCTGGCTCAACAGCGTAGACAAGGGCGAGAAAAAGGCTGCGCTATAG
- a CDS encoding YebC/PmpR family DNA-binding transcriptional regulator: protein MGRAFEFRKGRKMKRWDRMSKDFTRIGREIVMAVKESGPNPDTNSRLRTAMQNAKGVNMPKDRVEAAIKRASSKEEKDYAEVVYEGYAPHGVAVVIETATDNPTRTVANVRMYFNRGNGALGTAGSSDYTFTRKGVFKLAAEGLDLDELELELIDAGAEDVYADQEEDEHGAVKDYIVVETAFTDFGQMQKALEEKHLNVVSAQLQRVPNTTVHLEGEQLEEVMNLIEKFEDDDDVQAVYHTLG from the coding sequence ATGGGACGCGCGTTTGAATTCCGCAAAGGCCGCAAAATGAAGCGCTGGGACCGGATGTCCAAGGACTTTACCCGTATCGGCCGGGAGATTGTAATGGCGGTGAAAGAATCGGGTCCCAATCCTGATACCAACTCCCGCCTGCGCACCGCCATGCAGAACGCCAAGGGCGTAAACATGCCCAAAGACCGGGTGGAAGCCGCCATCAAGCGCGCCAGCAGCAAGGAGGAAAAAGACTACGCCGAAGTAGTGTATGAAGGCTACGCGCCCCACGGCGTGGCCGTCGTGATTGAAACTGCCACCGACAACCCGACCCGCACCGTAGCCAACGTGCGCATGTATTTCAACCGGGGCAACGGCGCCCTGGGTACCGCCGGCTCCAGTGACTACACGTTCACCCGCAAAGGTGTGTTCAAGCTGGCAGCCGAAGGCCTCGACCTCGACGAACTGGAGCTGGAGTTGATTGATGCCGGTGCCGAGGATGTGTACGCCGACCAGGAGGAAGACGAGCACGGCGCTGTGAAAGACTACATCGTGGTAGAAACTGCCTTCACCGACTTCGGCCAGATGCAGAAGGCACTGGAAGAAAAACACCTCAACGTCGTTTCGGCACAGTTGCAGCGCGTGCCTAACACCACCGTGCACCTCGAAGGCGAGCAGCTGGAAGAGGTGATGAACCTCATCGAGAAATTCGAGGACGACGACGACGTACAGGCCGTGTACCACACGCTGGGGTAA
- the bioB gene encoding biotin synthase BioB, with product MTIRTDWTLDEVHAIYNQPVLELVTQAAAIHAETQATGEVQVCTLLSVKTGGCPEDCAYCPQAARYHTGVQAHKLLPDAEVLASAQRAKDSGSTRFCMGAAWREIRDNRDFDRVLGMVEQVNGLGLEVCCTLGMLNEYQAERLKQAGLYAYNHNLDTSREKYDDIITTRTYDDRLNTLEHVRKAGISVCSGGIIGLGETDEDRIAMLHTLATLPAHPESVPVNALVPVAGTPLADQPRVSVWEMLRMIATARILMPHTMVRLSAGRQEMPVTEQALCFLAGANSIFSGEKLLTTPNPDFDADKQMFALLGLKPRKSFKDVPEGATVLGRGAAVEA from the coding sequence ATGACCATTCGTACCGACTGGACGCTCGACGAAGTACACGCTATTTACAACCAGCCCGTGCTGGAACTGGTCACGCAGGCCGCGGCCATTCACGCCGAAACCCAGGCCACCGGCGAAGTGCAGGTGTGCACTTTGCTGAGCGTAAAAACCGGCGGCTGCCCCGAAGACTGCGCCTATTGCCCCCAAGCTGCCCGCTACCACACCGGCGTGCAGGCTCACAAGCTCCTGCCCGACGCCGAAGTGCTGGCCTCGGCCCAGCGCGCCAAAGACTCGGGCTCTACCCGCTTCTGCATGGGTGCCGCCTGGCGCGAAATCCGTGACAACCGGGACTTTGACCGGGTGCTAGGCATGGTGGAGCAAGTGAACGGCCTGGGCCTGGAAGTGTGCTGCACGCTGGGCATGCTAAACGAGTACCAGGCTGAACGCCTCAAGCAGGCCGGCCTCTACGCCTACAACCACAACCTCGACACCAGCCGCGAGAAGTACGACGACATCATCACGACCCGCACCTATGATGACCGGCTGAATACGCTGGAGCACGTGCGCAAAGCCGGTATTTCGGTGTGCTCGGGCGGTATCATCGGCCTCGGCGAAACCGACGAGGACCGGATTGCTATGCTGCACACGCTGGCCACTCTGCCCGCCCACCCCGAGAGCGTGCCGGTAAACGCGCTGGTACCCGTAGCTGGCACGCCCCTCGCCGACCAGCCCCGCGTGAGCGTGTGGGAAATGCTGCGCATGATTGCCACGGCCCGTATCCTGATGCCGCACACTATGGTGCGCCTCTCGGCCGGCCGCCAGGAAATGCCCGTAACGGAGCAGGCCCTGTGTTTCCTGGCCGGTGCCAACTCCATCTTCTCCGGGGAGAAGCTGCTGACCACGCCCAACCCTGATTTCGACGCCGATAAGCAGATGTTTGCTCTACTCGGCCTCAAGCCCCGCAAGTCGTTCAAGGATGTGCCCGAGGGTGCCACGGTGCTCGGCCGCGGCGCGGCGGTGGAGGCGTAG
- a CDS encoding aminotransferase class I/II-fold pyridoxal phosphate-dependent enzyme has product MPSSLHKRLAAELAKREAAGTRRRLPAPPTPGLVDFSSNDYLGLSRHPQVRAAVQQAVQLPAGSTGSRLLTGNSAAAEALETHLARFHRAEAALLFNSGYAANLGFFAAVPKRGDTILYDEASHASVKDGIRGSFATAWSFRHNDVADLRCKLARATGSIFVAVEALYSMDGDVAPLAELAAVCQAEGLYLVVDEAHTNGLYGPQGEGLVVELGLKDAVFARILTFGKALGSQGAAVAGPAVLRDYLLSFSRPFIYTTALPPLTVAALTASYELLPHLGPERARLFALSDYLKARLNTVPGLHVPPESHVIHPVFFTTNPGPAHVRAIAAAAQAAGFDVRAIVSPTVPIGTERLRLIIHSYTTEAEIDALAAVLEHVVAPER; this is encoded by the coding sequence ATGCCCTCCTCTCTCCACAAACGACTTGCCGCTGAGTTGGCCAAGCGCGAAGCAGCTGGCACCCGCCGCCGCCTGCCCGCCCCGCCCACGCCCGGCCTCGTCGATTTCAGCTCCAACGACTACCTGGGGTTGAGCCGGCACCCACAGGTACGGGCGGCAGTGCAGCAGGCCGTCCAATTGCCCGCCGGCAGCACCGGCTCACGCCTGCTCACCGGCAACTCGGCCGCCGCCGAAGCTTTGGAAACCCACTTGGCCCGTTTCCACCGCGCCGAAGCGGCACTGCTGTTCAACTCCGGCTACGCGGCCAACCTGGGCTTCTTCGCCGCCGTGCCCAAGCGCGGCGACACGATTCTCTACGACGAGGCCTCCCACGCCTCCGTCAAGGACGGTATCCGGGGCTCCTTTGCTACCGCCTGGAGCTTCCGCCACAACGACGTCGCCGACCTGCGCTGCAAATTGGCCCGCGCCACCGGCAGCATATTCGTGGCCGTGGAAGCGTTGTATTCCATGGATGGCGACGTGGCCCCGCTAGCCGAGTTGGCCGCAGTATGCCAGGCCGAAGGGTTGTATCTGGTGGTGGATGAGGCCCACACCAACGGCCTCTATGGACCTCAGGGCGAAGGTTTGGTGGTGGAGCTGGGGCTAAAAGACGCGGTATTCGCCCGCATCCTCACCTTCGGCAAGGCCCTGGGCAGCCAGGGCGCCGCCGTGGCCGGCCCCGCCGTGCTGCGCGACTACCTGCTGAGCTTCAGCCGGCCCTTCATCTACACCACGGCCCTACCCCCGCTCACGGTGGCCGCCCTCACGGCCTCCTACGAGCTACTGCCCCACCTAGGCCCTGAGCGCGCACGGCTGTTTGCGCTTTCCGACTACCTGAAAGCCCGCCTGAACACCGTACCCGGCCTGCATGTGCCTCCCGAAAGCCACGTGATTCACCCAGTGTTCTTCACCACCAACCCCGGCCCGGCCCACGTGCGCGCCATAGCCGCCGCCGCCCAAGCCGCCGGCTTTGACGTGCGCGCCATCGTTTCGCCAACTGTGCCCATAGGTACCGAGCGGCTGCGGCTCATCATCCATTCGTATACTACCGAGGCTGAAATTGACGCACTGGCAGCCGTACTGGAACACGTGGTAGCTCCCGAACGATAA
- the rluF gene encoding 23S rRNA pseudouridine(2604) synthase RluF gives MATRLNKYISESGVCSRREADRHIEQGNVLVNGKRASIGDQVTIKDRVVVNGIVIEPRAEEDAVYIAYNKPPGVVTTTDTSVKDNIIRSIKHSVRIFPIGRLDKESQGLILLTSNGDIVNKILRAGNQHEKEYVVMVDKPINDQFIEAMSGGVPILGVMTQRCKVTKETPYIFRITLIQGMNRQIRRMCEHFGYEVVQLERIRVMNINVKGLGPGEWRELTEKELKVLFEMIEHSSGTDDGSVPRRRKTVSTATQWADRPSHKTARPATSRPDIVRPASGETAGDGPRKAKAKPTGAWVDKPSASGRKPATPKGLATAGRTAGSGRPTGIAGTRPGKSAGKPGPGKPVRSGTRGASASPKGKTSTRGTRGSARPGKRS, from the coding sequence ATGGCTACCCGTCTCAATAAATACATTAGTGAAAGCGGCGTGTGCTCCCGGCGCGAAGCCGACCGCCACATCGAGCAGGGCAACGTGCTGGTCAATGGCAAGCGCGCCAGCATCGGCGACCAGGTAACCATCAAAGACCGAGTAGTGGTAAACGGTATCGTTATTGAGCCGCGGGCCGAGGAAGATGCCGTGTATATTGCTTACAACAAGCCGCCGGGCGTCGTCACAACTACTGATACCAGCGTCAAGGACAACATTATCCGGTCCATCAAGCACTCGGTGCGCATCTTCCCGATTGGCCGCCTCGATAAGGAGTCGCAGGGCCTGATTCTGCTGACTAGCAACGGAGACATCGTCAACAAGATTCTGCGCGCTGGCAATCAGCACGAGAAGGAATATGTCGTGATGGTCGATAAGCCCATCAACGACCAGTTCATCGAAGCCATGTCGGGCGGCGTGCCCATTCTGGGCGTGATGACCCAGCGTTGCAAAGTCACGAAGGAAACTCCCTACATCTTCCGTATCACGCTCATTCAGGGCATGAACCGCCAGATTCGGCGCATGTGCGAGCATTTCGGCTACGAAGTGGTGCAGTTGGAGCGCATCCGTGTGATGAACATCAACGTGAAGGGTCTTGGCCCCGGCGAGTGGCGCGAGCTGACAGAGAAGGAGCTGAAGGTGCTGTTTGAGATGATAGAGCACTCCAGCGGTACCGACGACGGCTCCGTGCCCCGTCGCCGCAAAACCGTTTCTACTGCCACGCAGTGGGCCGACCGTCCTTCGCACAAAACGGCCCGCCCCGCCACCAGCCGCCCCGACATTGTGCGCCCAGCTTCTGGCGAAACGGCCGGCGACGGGCCGCGCAAAGCCAAAGCCAAACCCACTGGCGCCTGGGTCGACAAGCCCAGCGCCAGCGGCCGCAAGCCGGCTACACCCAAGGGCTTGGCAACGGCCGGCCGCACGGCTGGCTCTGGCCGCCCAACAGGCATAGCGGGTACCCGCCCCGGCAAATCGGCTGGCAAACCCGGACCAGGAAAGCCCGTCCGCTCCGGCACTCGCGGCGCCAGTGCCTCCCCAAAAGGCAAAACCAGCACCCGCGGCACCCGTGGCAGTGCCCGGCCTGGCAAACGCTCCTAA
- a CDS encoding STAS/SEC14 domain-containing protein, which translates to MAPSLHSPRILFDTVSLTIRYDYRNDWLHAQWHGHQDDASVRSGCAQLLALVRQTGSTRIFNDSSEAFGEWYQAAEWIGQEFMVQLHEAGVRAIAWVNAMDWPTRSCVASTLQHMHHPLATTFEFDKKEAAKAWLATIQ; encoded by the coding sequence ATGGCACCTTCCCTACACAGCCCACGGATTCTGTTCGACACGGTTTCGCTCACTATCCGCTACGACTACCGGAACGATTGGCTGCACGCTCAGTGGCATGGCCACCAGGACGACGCATCGGTACGCAGTGGCTGCGCACAGCTCTTGGCACTAGTACGGCAGACTGGTAGCACACGTATCTTCAACGACAGTAGCGAAGCCTTCGGCGAGTGGTACCAAGCGGCCGAATGGATAGGCCAGGAATTTATGGTGCAACTGCACGAGGCGGGTGTGCGGGCAATAGCCTGGGTGAATGCCATGGATTGGCCTACGCGCAGCTGCGTAGCCTCTACTCTCCAGCATATGCACCATCCACTGGCTACCACGTTCGAGTTCGATAAGAAAGAGGCTGCAAAAGCCTGGCTAGCCACTATCCAGTAA
- the yiaA gene encoding inner membrane protein YiaA, translating into MNSKPSNAFVAASWLALLAGMSAFIIGLWNAQMLLNEKGYYFTVLMYGLFSAISLQKSVRDQLEGIPVTSIYYGLSWFSTILAIGLLTVGLWNATLLLSEKGFYAMSFMLALFGAIAVQKNTRDTRGVANNTPEVPIS; encoded by the coding sequence ATGAACTCCAAGCCCTCTAACGCCTTCGTTGCGGCCTCGTGGCTGGCGCTGCTGGCCGGTATGTCTGCCTTTATCATTGGCCTGTGGAATGCCCAGATGTTGCTCAATGAGAAAGGCTACTACTTTACGGTGCTCATGTACGGACTTTTTTCGGCCATTTCGCTCCAGAAATCAGTCCGCGACCAGCTGGAAGGCATTCCCGTCACGAGCATCTATTATGGCCTCAGTTGGTTTTCTACCATCCTCGCAATAGGGTTGCTGACCGTTGGCTTGTGGAACGCGACGCTCCTGCTGAGCGAAAAAGGCTTCTATGCCATGTCGTTTATGCTGGCCCTGTTCGGGGCTATTGCGGTGCAGAAAAACACCCGTGATACACGCGGCGTAGCCAACAACACACCGGAAGTACCCATTTCATAG